In Oryza sativa Japonica Group chromosome 2, ASM3414082v1, the following are encoded in one genomic region:
- the LOC4330463 gene encoding U-box domain-containing protein 6, translated as MENRNKEDMGPSQRNSCPKVHSSMCSELTMMLDKVSSILPLIEAARPGCKAGIQELCNLYNIVEKGKLIIQHCVECSKLYLAITGEAIVSRCERIRDSLRRSLFLIENMVPPALANQIVDVHDDLGDIKFVIDPTEEEAGKTILEMLRQSDVTEELELETFLQAASNLNLTSPKSMLIERRAIKKLLDKISGTDPKKEGVLKFLLYLVKKYGKNIKPETGERNENMQSESQSSTPSSSFVSDTSTPGKWYTPTDIQRNEDQTSMSGAATPPAEFCCPISTKLMRDPVIITSGQTYERENIERWFREGYDTCPRTHIKLENFAMIPNTCMRDLIFNWCKEHGFIISDILPPSKNAYSYLPEQLHGYSMSSLHNVSVPLIAGKVRDFVIDHSTSSVALSEASYMSDSYHVRDMEEPKDSFSQFSWSADYQECLSFRNFNQDKFLRFFYELSKLPLELQDRSIGDLKIILNEENEASCAMVSNGFVEAFFDFLMNEDGSYSMQAQKVGFQFFRVFLSNSRTNILHMNEEAFRLFASFIDSELKTEALLTLHELVQHLSCRQSHLMASIITPLLESEDAEGLKLCLKIVCNLSSDSDVKPYLISLGIVSRLSPILSEGTFAECCLEILRNLCDVEEATVLITKTDRCLGSVAEYLDTGSPKEREHAVVILLAVCSHSSEDCLLVMKEGVIPALVDLSVNGIDEAKGCSMKLLHLLRDLRRTDQLNNSCSQEVVVTDVVEGPPDSSIHKQPIPKSSRFFQRKLNIFSKPRSLTLF; from the exons ATGGAGAATAGGAACAAAGAAGATATGGGTCCATCCCAGCGTAATTCTTGCCCTAAG GTTCACAGCTCAATGTGCAGTGAGCTGACAATGATGTTAGATAAAGTCTCCTCTATTCTTCCATTAATTGAGGCAGCTCGACCAGGATGTAAAGCAGGTATACAGGAATTATGCAACCTATACAATATAGTTGAGAAAGGGAAACTCATAATTCAGCACTGCGTTGAATGTAGCAAGCTCTACTTG GCTATTACTGGAGAGGCGATTGTATCTCGGTGTGAAAGGATCAGAGACTCACTTAGGCGGAGCTTGTTCCTGATTGAGAACATGGTCCCACCAGCACTAGCTAATCAg ATTGTTGACGTCCATGATGATCTTGGGgacataaaatttgttattGATCCCACAGAAGAAGAGGCTGGCAAAACCATTTTAGAGATGCTTCGGCAATCTGATGTGACTGAAGAACTTGAACTTGAGACATTCCTGCAGGCAGCTTCAAACTTAAACCTGACATCTCCTAAATCTATGCTAATTGAACGAAGGGCTATCAAGAAACTGCTTGACAAGATTAGCGGTACTGATCccaaaaaggagggagttcttAAGTTCCTTCTATACCTTGTTAAAAAGTATGGAAAAAACATCAAACCAGAAACTGGTGAGCGGAATGAAAACATGCAATCTGAAAGCCAGTCTTCGACTCCAAGCTCAAGTTTTGTTAGTGATACCAGCACTCCTGGAAAGTGGTACACACCCACAGACATCCAGAGGAATGAGGATCAGACTAGTATGTCAGGAGCAGCCACACCACCTGCAGAGTTCTGTTGCCCAATATCAACAAAGTTAATGCGTGATCCTGTCATAATAACATCTGGGCAGACTTATGAAAGAGAAAATATTGAGAGATGGTTTAGGGAGGGATATGATACCTGTCCCAGGACACATATAAAGCTAGAAAATTTCGCGATGATTCCAAATACTTGCATGAGGGACCTCATTTTCAATTGGTGCAAAGAGCATGGTTTCATAATCTCAGATattctccctccatccaaaaatgcATACAGTTACTTGCCGGAGCAATTGCATGGTTACTCCATGTCAAGTCTGCACAATGTTTCAGTACCTCTAATTGCTGGAAAAGTCAGGGATTTTGTGATTGACCATAGCACTTCATCTGTTGCATTATCTGAGGCCAGTTATATGTCAGATTCATATCATGTGCGGGACATGGAGGAACCGAAAGATAGTTTTTCTCAGTTCTCTTGGAGTGCGGACTATCAAGAGTGTTTGTCTTTTCGCAACTTCAACCAGGACAAGTTCCTAAGGTTCTTTTACGAGCTGTCGAAGCTCCCATTGGAACTCCAAGACAGGTCCATTGGTGATTTGAAGATCATTCTCAATGAGGAAAATGAGGCTTCATGTGCTATGGTTTCCAATGGATTTGTAGAGGCATTCTTTGATTTCTTAATGAATGAAGATGGAAGCTACAGTATGCAAGCTCAGAAAGTTGGATTTCAGTTCTTTCGTGTTTTTCTTTCCAATAGCAG GACTAATATTCTACACATGAATGAAGAAGCATTCCGTCTATTTGCATCCTTTATTGATTCTGAGTTAAAAACCGAAGCTTTGCTGACACTTCACGAGCTGGTTCAACACCTGAGTTGTCGACAATCCCATTTGATGGCCTCTATTATCACTCCTTTATTGGAGTCTGAAGATGCCGAGGGTCTCAAGCTTTGCCTGAAGATTGTCTGCAATCTTTCATCTGATTCGGATGTAAAACCATACCTAATTTCACTGGGAATTGTCTCAAGATTGTCACCCATTCTTTCTGAAGGAACCTTTGCTGAGTGTTGCTTGGAGATTTTGCGGAACCTGTGTGATGTGGAAGAAGCCACAGTGCTTATTACAAAAACTGATCGATGCCTTGGTTCCGTTGCAGAATATCTGGACACTGGAAGCCCTAAAGAACGAGAGCATGCAGTGGTTATCCTTTTAGCAGTATGTTCCCATAGTTCTGAGGATTGTTTACTTGTAATGAAGGAAGGTGTAATCCCTGCCCTTGTGGACTTGTCAGTAAATGGAATTGATGAAGCAAAAGGTTGTTCAATGAAGCTACTTCATCTTCTCAGGGATCTGAGGCGAACCGACCAGTTGAACAACTCATGTTCACAAGAAGTGGTTGTCACAGATGTAGTGGAGGGTCCTCCTGACAGTTCAATTCACAAGCAGCCAATACCAAAGTCATCTCGTTTTTTCCAAAGAAAGTTGAACATTTTCTCAAAGCCCCGGTCACTTACGCTATTCTGA